In Stieleria varia, one genomic interval encodes:
- a CDS encoding Gfo/Idh/MocA family oxidoreductase, which yields MKPSRRNFLKTTAVAGSVAAISQTTVGADDSKKLRLAAIGVGGPRGRYNRGGQIARDAARHANMVAVCDVDDVHTAAFNKDFGGKLNTYRDYREMLEKEKPDVVTIGTPDHWHVPIAIACLKAGADVYCEKPLTLTIDEGKQIRKVVEETGRVFQVGTQQRSTADKFLTAIAIVQSGRLGKNVNAYVAIGGAPGSGPFEYTEAPQDLDWNLWVGPAPEADYCKERRREFRWYFEYSGGKMTDWGAHHIDIAQWALSPGETGPVKVAGTGKFPKIVPSDFNWNAFLNGEAKLPNGFNTATEFSIDLTFDNGSVMNVNHHYKREGTNIDFPNGILFEGEEGRIFVNRGKLEGKLIDEMKGESAEDFRKEIEERIVELCKGKKPGNHMKNFFDCIEDRSKPISDVWSHHRTMTSCHLCNIALMLGRELKWDPKSEQFIDDEQANALMSRKSREV from the coding sequence ATGAAACCGTCACGTCGTAACTTCCTCAAGACCACCGCTGTCGCCGGTTCGGTCGCCGCCATTTCCCAAACCACTGTCGGCGCGGACGACTCAAAAAAACTTCGTCTCGCAGCGATCGGCGTTGGTGGTCCTCGTGGCCGCTACAACCGAGGTGGCCAGATCGCCAGAGATGCTGCTCGCCATGCGAACATGGTTGCCGTCTGTGATGTCGATGACGTTCACACGGCTGCGTTCAACAAGGATTTTGGCGGCAAGCTGAACACGTATCGCGATTATCGTGAGATGCTGGAAAAGGAGAAACCCGACGTGGTAACGATCGGGACGCCTGATCACTGGCACGTTCCGATCGCGATCGCATGCTTGAAAGCAGGCGCGGACGTCTACTGTGAAAAACCGCTGACACTGACGATCGACGAAGGCAAACAGATTCGAAAGGTCGTCGAGGAAACCGGACGTGTATTCCAAGTCGGGACTCAGCAACGAAGCACTGCGGACAAGTTCTTGACCGCCATCGCAATCGTGCAAAGCGGTCGACTGGGAAAGAACGTGAATGCATACGTCGCGATCGGCGGTGCCCCGGGAAGCGGACCCTTTGAGTACACCGAAGCTCCGCAGGACCTGGATTGGAATCTTTGGGTCGGTCCTGCACCCGAAGCAGACTATTGCAAAGAGCGTCGTCGAGAATTCCGCTGGTACTTTGAGTACTCCGGCGGCAAGATGACCGATTGGGGAGCTCACCACATCGACATCGCCCAGTGGGCTCTTTCACCCGGCGAGACCGGACCGGTCAAGGTCGCAGGGACAGGCAAGTTTCCCAAGATCGTGCCGAGCGATTTCAACTGGAACGCTTTTTTGAATGGCGAAGCCAAACTACCCAACGGATTCAACACAGCGACCGAGTTCAGTATCGACTTGACATTCGACAACGGGTCGGTGATGAACGTCAATCATCACTACAAACGCGAAGGCACGAATATTGATTTCCCCAATGGGATTTTGTTCGAAGGAGAAGAGGGACGGATCTTTGTCAATCGCGGCAAGCTGGAAGGCAAGCTGATTGATGAAATGAAAGGCGAGAGTGCCGAGGATTTCCGCAAGGAGATTGAGGAGCGAATCGTCGAATTGTGCAAAGGTAAGAAGCCCGGCAACCACATGAAGAATTTCTTTGATTGCATCGAGGATCGCAGCAAACCGATCTCCGACGTTTGGTCGCACCATCGCACGATGACGTCCTGCCACTTGTGCAACATCGCTCTGATGCTTGGTCGTGAGCTGAAGTGGGATCCAAAGTCCGAACAGTTCATCGACGACGAGCAAGCCAACGCGTTGATGAGCCGCAAGTCACGCGAAGTGTGA